Proteins from one Bacteroides zhangwenhongii genomic window:
- a CDS encoding glycoside hydrolase family 32 protein gives MKTMILMASILCLSISFAACSDDNSPVITDKNLNETTTFFSSTEPNNYTTYYKPYVGYVGDPMPFFDPVSKEFRILYLQDDRDGNSTIYHPIHELATTDVANYISFREAIPCGTAVEDDPAIGTGSTVYDEATKTYYTYYTGHKATEPREVILLATSKDCKTWTKDRSFRLSAPIEAGYDKNEFRDPYVFYDATAQCYRMLVSALKNGDGYIIEFTSTNLHDWDLKPEPFFNNIWGRFYECPDVFQMGSYWYMVYSSQGTKNEPAVVQYFYAQTLEELKGIAVESGQFPTFVPHEGWLDGVGFYAGKTASDDTNRYLWGWCPTREGQKTTGAKSWAGALVAHRLIQNGDGTLSLDVPQAISAKYSQSVTLTEKTKVGDVTVSTSSYTLKANSFVRFARLRNRNKITMTATIPEENEAVFGLSFVDCSDKAEKARIFIEDKYNFLKLKEVEVNEKTGEWNDAGAITERAITPAADNVYHIEVYTEESVCVVYINGRYAFTNRIYDLAKNPWAIFCTEGEVTVSDIKLSTY, from the coding sequence ATGAAAACTATGATATTAATGGCTTCAATACTGTGTCTGTCAATATCGTTTGCTGCTTGCAGCGATGATAACAGTCCGGTAATCACAGATAAAAATCTGAATGAAACGACAACATTCTTTAGTTCGACGGAACCGAACAATTATACGACTTATTACAAACCTTATGTTGGTTATGTAGGTGATCCAATGCCTTTTTTTGATCCGGTAAGTAAAGAGTTTCGTATTCTTTACCTTCAGGATGATCGTGACGGTAATTCTACTATCTATCATCCTATCCACGAATTGGCAACTACGGATGTGGCAAACTATATCTCTTTCCGCGAAGCAATACCATGCGGAACAGCAGTAGAAGATGATCCGGCTATCGGGACAGGAAGTACTGTTTATGATGAGGCTACGAAAACTTATTATACTTATTATACAGGACATAAAGCTACCGAACCTCGTGAAGTAATATTGTTGGCTACTTCCAAAGATTGTAAAACCTGGACTAAAGACCGTTCATTCCGTTTATCGGCTCCAATAGAAGCAGGGTATGATAAAAATGAATTCCGCGATCCATATGTTTTTTATGATGCAACTGCGCAATGTTATAGGATGTTAGTTTCTGCTCTGAAAAATGGGGATGGATATATTATAGAGTTTACTTCTACCAATTTGCATGATTGGGATTTAAAACCGGAACCGTTCTTCAATAATATTTGGGGGCGTTTCTATGAATGTCCGGATGTTTTTCAGATGGGAAGTTATTGGTATATGGTTTATTCTTCACAAGGAACAAAAAATGAACCGGCCGTTGTCCAATATTTCTATGCGCAGACTTTGGAAGAATTGAAGGGAATAGCTGTAGAGAGTGGGCAGTTCCCTACTTTCGTACCCCATGAAGGATGGTTAGATGGAGTTGGTTTTTATGCTGGAAAAACAGCGAGCGATGATACAAATCGTTATCTTTGGGGATGGTGTCCGACACGTGAAGGGCAGAAAACCACAGGTGCCAAAAGTTGGGCAGGAGCGTTGGTTGCTCATAGATTGATTCAGAACGGAGATGGAACATTAAGTTTGGATGTTCCACAAGCGATTTCCGCCAAATATTCCCAATCGGTGACATTGACTGAAAAGACGAAGGTAGGGGATGTAACGGTCAGCACTTCTTCTTATACATTGAAAGCAAATTCATTTGTCCGCTTCGCCCGTTTGAGAAACCGGAACAAAATAACCATGACTGCAACAATCCCTGAAGAGAATGAAGCCGTATTCGGACTTTCATTTGTCGATTGCAGTGATAAGGCAGAAAAGGCGCGTATTTTCATTGAAGATAAATATAATTTCCTGAAGTTGAAAGAAGTAGAAGTAAATGAGAAAACAGGTGAATGGAATGATGCGGGTGCTATAACAGAACGTGCTATAACTCCGGCTGCTGACAATGTATATCATATAGAGGTCTATACTGAAGAATCTGTGTGCGTAGTCTATATAAATGGAAGGTATGCTTTCACCAACCGTATTTATGATTTGGCTAAAAATCCTTGGGCTATTTTTTGTACTGAGGGTGAAGTGACTGTATCTGATATAAAATTGAGTACTTATTAA
- a CDS encoding DUF4960 domain-containing protein, with product MKTLIDKIYMVLLAALLLSAAGCSDDEDTSLALNGDTWITSFHIEGYDNFIVEQDNQARSIKVHVEDDTDVTNLIPVFTLSEGATANLESGKPVNFTMPVVVKVTNGNVFMNYTISVELDKPQITGFMIGEYAGRIDETNKEIVVYVLENMDITALSPVVTVPDGATVSPLSGTTLDFTTPKEYTVTNHLNAATYTVKVEKVRTFVSMAFIGTAATIDELTNNEEKAAAQWMLDNMPGARYISYSDLRDDNPKVKLDPEQIKVIWIHDDNPIYDDSGFNWNSKNNIKNYYQTGGNLLLSRGALRYIVKDRWAISMDGRDPNNQFGSEDSKTVTDKPWGFSIKGISHEIFDGLVTEDNSNIYLINTGYHILNWGFQWCIDWEPYLGIEGWRQQTGAIELGYDVSNHNAVPIAEFPSRQIGGNSSGKVICIGMAAYDWYDENQSDNQYRGNIEKLTSNALDYLSK from the coding sequence ATGAAGACTTTGATAGATAAAATATATATGGTGTTACTGGCTGCACTTTTACTTTCTGCAGCTGGATGTAGTGATGATGAAGACACATCGTTGGCTTTGAATGGTGATACATGGATTACTTCTTTCCATATCGAAGGTTATGATAACTTTATCGTTGAGCAGGATAATCAGGCGAGAAGCATTAAAGTACATGTGGAAGATGATACAGATGTGACAAATTTAATTCCGGTATTTACTTTGTCCGAAGGGGCTACGGCGAATTTGGAAAGTGGTAAACCTGTTAACTTTACAATGCCCGTAGTGGTAAAAGTCACAAACGGAAATGTATTTATGAATTATACGATTTCCGTAGAATTGGATAAGCCGCAGATTACTGGATTTATGATAGGAGAGTATGCGGGCAGAATTGATGAAACAAACAAGGAAATCGTTGTGTATGTACTTGAAAACATGGATATTACCGCTTTGTCTCCAGTCGTTACTGTTCCTGATGGTGCTACGGTAAGCCCGTTGTCAGGCACTACATTGGATTTCACTACACCTAAAGAATATACGGTTACAAATCATTTGAATGCAGCCACTTATACGGTGAAGGTAGAAAAGGTAAGAACTTTTGTTTCAATGGCATTTATCGGAACTGCTGCAACTATTGATGAACTGACTAATAATGAAGAAAAAGCCGCTGCCCAATGGATGTTGGATAATATGCCGGGGGCAAGGTATATTTCATATTCAGATTTGAGGGATGATAACCCGAAAGTGAAACTTGATCCGGAACAGATAAAAGTCATTTGGATTCATGATGATAATCCTATCTATGATGATAGTGGATTTAATTGGAATTCAAAGAATAATATTAAGAATTATTATCAGACAGGTGGAAATTTGTTATTATCTCGTGGAGCTTTACGATATATCGTAAAAGATCGGTGGGCTATTTCTATGGATGGTAGAGATCCTAATAATCAATTTGGGAGTGAAGATTCTAAGACTGTTACAGATAAACCTTGGGGCTTTTCAATAAAGGGTATCTCTCATGAAATATTTGATGGCTTAGTAACTGAGGATAATTCTAATATTTATTTAATAAATACAGGTTATCATATTCTTAATTGGGGATTTCAATGGTGTATAGATTGGGAACCTTATTTGGGAATAGAAGGATGGAGACAACAAACTGGTGCAATAGAGTTGGGGTATGATGTTTCCAATCACAATGCAGTGCCTATCGCTGAATTCCCTTCTCGCCAGATAGGAGGAAATAGTAGTGGAAAGGTAATATGTATTGGCATGGCAGCTTATGATTGGTATGATGAAAACCAATCAGATAATCAATATCGTGGTAATATCGAGAAACTTACCTCTAATGCACTCGATTACTTAAGCAAGTAA
- a CDS encoding RagB/SusD family nutrient uptake outer membrane protein produces the protein MKIKNIYISSLLLVVSLVGTTGCNDFLERDLQGSSDEGQTISPDNVDNLVIAAYAHMVSGEDMNSSFSLWPYGNVRADDAYKGGANSEDGSHFHFLEIATGMTTDNWAFDDIWYRLYSGVARANAALKSLDGMDANTYPQKNERIGEMRFLRGHYMFLLKVMFKHIVYVDETIPTSDYTKISNRQYTNDQLWQKIADDFKFAYDHLPDTQVEKGRPTQAAASAYLAKVMLYKAYRQNEKNEVIEINEEDLKAVITYTDNAIMTAGGFGLEEDFAYNFLPQYENGKESIWAVQYSQDDNTMYGNLNFGNELTAPQFFGCCDFQKPSQNLVNAFRTENGRPMFDTYNEKDNYDVQGNYDPRLFHTVAIPGFPYKYNVNYIFDKTWTRNEQEYYGLYSSLKENVDPDCSCLKKVNSPFVANSMNRIVLRYADVVLMRAEALIQLNRLSEALPLVNEIRNRAARSTTLVFDYGASFKVEPYTMAEWTDRDIAMRDLKWERRLELALEGSRFFDLVRWGDAAKVMNQYYASEASRRSYYSDANFTAGKNEYLPIPQKQINYSGGLYQQNNGWEK, from the coding sequence ATGAAAATCAAGAATATATATATATCCTCTTTGCTGTTGGTAGTCTCGTTGGTCGGTACTACAGGTTGCAATGACTTTTTGGAAAGAGACTTACAGGGAAGTTCTGACGAGGGACAAACGATTAGTCCCGATAATGTGGACAATCTGGTAATTGCTGCTTACGCTCACATGGTGTCCGGTGAGGATATGAACAGTTCTTTCAGCCTTTGGCCGTATGGAAATGTCCGTGCAGATGATGCTTATAAAGGCGGGGCAAACTCCGAAGACGGTTCGCATTTCCATTTTCTGGAGATTGCTACGGGGATGACTACTGACAATTGGGCTTTTGATGATATCTGGTATCGTCTTTATTCGGGGGTGGCACGTGCCAATGCTGCTTTGAAATCTTTGGATGGTATGGATGCAAATACTTATCCGCAGAAGAATGAACGTATCGGTGAGATGCGTTTCTTACGTGGTCATTATATGTTTCTGTTGAAAGTGATGTTCAAGCATATCGTTTATGTAGATGAAACGATTCCTACTTCGGACTATACCAAGATTTCTAACCGACAGTATACTAACGACCAACTTTGGCAGAAGATAGCAGATGACTTTAAGTTTGCATATGATCATCTTCCCGATACACAGGTGGAAAAAGGGCGTCCTACGCAGGCTGCTGCATCGGCCTATCTGGCAAAGGTGATGCTTTACAAAGCTTATCGCCAAAATGAAAAGAATGAAGTGATCGAAATTAATGAAGAGGATTTGAAAGCTGTAATTACGTATACGGATAATGCTATCATGACTGCCGGAGGTTTTGGCCTGGAAGAAGATTTTGCATATAATTTTCTGCCGCAATATGAGAACGGAAAGGAATCTATTTGGGCTGTCCAATATTCGCAGGATGATAATACGATGTATGGCAACTTGAACTTTGGTAATGAGTTGACAGCTCCGCAATTCTTCGGGTGTTGTGATTTTCAGAAGCCTAGCCAAAACTTGGTGAATGCTTTCCGCACGGAAAACGGTAGGCCGATGTTCGATACTTACAATGAGAAAGATAATTATGATGTGCAAGGCAACTACGATCCCCGTTTATTCCACACGGTGGCGATTCCGGGATTTCCTTATAAGTATAATGTGAACTATATTTTTGATAAGACGTGGACACGTAACGAACAGGAATATTATGGTCTTTATTCATCTTTAAAAGAGAATGTGGACCCCGATTGTTCTTGCCTGAAGAAAGTGAATTCTCCGTTTGTTGCTAATTCGATGAACCGTATTGTATTGCGTTATGCAGATGTAGTGCTGATGCGTGCCGAGGCATTGATTCAGTTGAATCGTTTGTCGGAAGCATTGCCGTTGGTCAATGAGATACGTAACCGTGCAGCCCGTAGTACTACGCTTGTTTTTGATTATGGGGCAAGTTTTAAAGTAGAACCGTATACAATGGCCGAATGGACTGATCGGGACATTGCTATGAGAGACCTGAAATGGGAACGTCGTCTTGAATTGGCATTGGAAGGAAGCCGCTTCTTTGATTTAGTTCGTTGGGGAGATGCGGCAAAAGTGATGAATCAATATTATGCGTCGGAAGCTAGTCGTCGTTCTTATTATTCGGATGCAAATTTTACAGCAGGAAAAAATGAATATCTGCCTATTCCTCAGAAGCAGATCAATTATAGTGGTGGTTTGTATCAGCAAAATAATGGTTGGGAGAAATAA
- a CDS encoding SusC/RagA family TonB-linked outer membrane protein codes for MKNKKLLCSVCFLFTFMSALCGQNITVKGNVTSKTDGQPIIGASVIETISTTNGTITDFDGNFTLSVPTNATLKISYIGYKPVTVKAATSIQVLLEEDTQMVDEVVVTGYTTQRKADLTGAVSVVKVDEIQKQGENNPVKALQGRVPGMSITADGNPSGTATVRIRGIGTLNNNDPLYIIDGVPSKAGMHELNGNDIESIQVLKDAASASIYGSRAANGVIIITTKQGRKGQIKINFDASVSASMYQSKLDMMNTEQYGRTLWQANVNSGKNPNANSIGYQYDWGYNAEGYPVLDNIYVPKFIDDANTIATGDTDWFDEITRTGFIQQYNLSLSNGTERGNYFFSLGYYKNDGLIKYTNFDRISARINSDYKVIDNILTIGEHFTLNRTTEVQAPENIMSDAMIALPMIPVHTVDGTNWGGPNSTMPDRQNVARVIYDNRNNRYTYWRLFGDAYVNLNPVKGLNIRSTFGLDYAQKYQRNFTLPYNTGFLNSDKDAVEMKQEHFTKWMWNAVATYELEIGKHRGDVMAGMELNREDDINFAAYREGFAILTPDYMYPSAGVGQSQASGGAGGFSLVSFFGKLNYSYADKYLLSFTLRRDGSSRFGSNNKYATFPSVSLGWRISQEAFMEKTKDVIDDLKIRAAWGQTGNQDIENYARYSIYESKYGTGNPPTYGTSYDITGSNGGSLLPSGFVRTQIGNDDIKWETTTQTNVGMDFSLFNQTLYGSAEYYYKKTTDILIKPSYIGILGEGGGQWRNAGSMENKGFEFNLGYRNKTAFGLSYDINANLGLYRNKILFVPGEVASTGDFGGDGVMNIIGHSINMRAGYIADGIFKSQEEVDNHADQTGKGVGRIRYKDLDNNGVIDTKDQTWIGNPNPDFTYGLNIYLEYKNFDLTMFWQGVQGVDVYNEVKKNTDFWSVGDMNANRGTRLLGAWTPQNPGSDIPAVCLEDLNNEKRISSYYVENGSYLKLRNLQLGYTLPTDISKKIKMERLRFYFSAQNLLTIKSKNFTGMDPENPNFGYPIPLNLTFGFNIGF; via the coding sequence ATGAAGAACAAAAAACTTCTTTGCAGCGTTTGTTTCCTGTTTACTTTCATGTCAGCCCTCTGCGGGCAAAACATAACAGTGAAAGGAAACGTTACTTCCAAAACGGATGGCCAGCCGATTATTGGCGCTTCCGTCATTGAGACTATATCCACAACTAATGGAACGATTACCGATTTTGACGGTAACTTCACGCTTTCTGTTCCTACTAATGCTACTTTAAAGATTTCGTATATCGGTTATAAGCCCGTGACTGTGAAAGCGGCTACCTCTATCCAAGTTTTATTGGAAGAAGATACGCAAATGGTGGATGAAGTGGTGGTGACAGGTTATACTACTCAGCGTAAAGCCGATTTGACCGGTGCGGTATCTGTGGTAAAAGTTGATGAAATTCAGAAACAAGGTGAAAACAATCCGGTAAAAGCACTCCAAGGGCGTGTTCCCGGTATGAGTATTACTGCTGATGGTAATCCAAGTGGTACGGCTACTGTTCGTATTCGTGGTATCGGTACATTGAACAACAACGACCCTCTTTATATCATTGATGGTGTGCCTTCTAAAGCAGGTATGCATGAACTGAATGGAAATGATATTGAATCTATCCAGGTTCTGAAAGATGCGGCTTCTGCTTCTATTTATGGTTCGCGTGCCGCAAATGGTGTTATCATCATTACTACTAAACAAGGTAGGAAAGGACAGATTAAGATTAATTTCGACGCTTCGGTTTCCGCATCTATGTACCAGTCTAAATTGGATATGATGAATACTGAGCAATATGGGCGTACATTATGGCAAGCCAATGTGAACAGTGGTAAGAATCCGAATGCTAATTCTATCGGTTATCAATACGACTGGGGATATAATGCTGAAGGCTATCCTGTGTTGGATAACATCTATGTTCCCAAATTTATTGATGATGCCAATACAATAGCAACAGGTGATACGGACTGGTTTGATGAAATCACACGTACCGGCTTTATTCAACAATACAATCTTTCGTTGAGTAATGGAACGGAAAGAGGTAATTATTTCTTTTCTCTGGGATATTATAAAAATGACGGTTTGATTAAATATACAAACTTCGACCGTATTTCTGCACGTATTAATAGTGATTATAAGGTGATAGATAATATTCTGACTATCGGTGAGCATTTCACTCTGAACCGTACGACGGAAGTCCAAGCTCCAGAGAATATCATGAGTGACGCCATGATTGCCCTTCCCATGATTCCCGTACACACTGTGGATGGAACGAATTGGGGAGGTCCCAACAGTACTATGCCCGACCGCCAAAATGTGGCTCGTGTAATTTATGATAATCGGAACAACCGATATACTTATTGGCGTTTGTTCGGTGATGCGTATGTAAACCTGAACCCGGTGAAAGGACTTAATATCCGTTCCACTTTTGGATTGGACTATGCACAGAAGTATCAACGTAATTTTACGCTTCCTTACAACACCGGTTTCCTGAACAGTGATAAGGATGCGGTTGAGATGAAACAGGAGCATTTCACCAAATGGATGTGGAATGCTGTGGCCACTTACGAATTGGAGATTGGCAAACATCGTGGAGATGTTATGGCAGGTATGGAGTTGAATCGTGAAGACGATATAAACTTTGCTGCTTACCGTGAAGGATTTGCGATTCTGACTCCCGATTATATGTATCCTTCCGCAGGAGTAGGACAGTCACAGGCAAGTGGCGGAGCAGGTGGTTTCTCACTGGTTTCTTTCTTCGGAAAACTGAACTATTCGTATGCTGATAAATATTTACTTTCATTTACCCTCCGTCGTGACGGTTCTTCCCGTTTTGGTAGCAATAATAAATATGCTACTTTCCCTTCCGTTTCTTTGGGATGGCGTATTAGTCAGGAGGCTTTTATGGAAAAAACTAAAGATGTGATTGACGATTTGAAAATTCGTGCGGCTTGGGGACAAACCGGTAATCAGGATATTGAAAATTACGCACGCTATTCTATCTACGAATCTAAATACGGTACAGGCAATCCTCCTACTTATGGAACTTCTTATGATATTACCGGAAGTAACGGCGGTAGTTTGCTTCCTTCCGGATTTGTGCGTACTCAGATTGGAAATGATGATATCAAGTGGGAAACTACTACACAAACCAATGTCGGTATGGATTTCAGTTTGTTTAATCAGACATTGTATGGCTCTGCCGAATATTACTATAAAAAAACAACGGATATTTTGATAAAACCGTCTTACATCGGTATTCTTGGAGAAGGTGGCGGGCAGTGGAGAAATGCCGGTTCGATGGAAAACAAGGGCTTTGAGTTTAATTTGGGCTATCGCAATAAGACGGCTTTCGGGCTTAGCTATGATATTAACGCGAACCTCGGTTTGTATCGGAACAAGATTTTGTTTGTACCGGGTGAAGTGGCTTCTACCGGAGATTTCGGCGGTGACGGGGTGATGAACATTATCGGTCATTCTATCAATATGAGAGCCGGTTACATTGCCGACGGTATTTTCAAGTCACAGGAAGAAGTGGACAATCATGCCGATCAGACCGGAAAAGGCGTAGGGCGTATCCGCTATAAAGATTTGGATAATAATGGTGTTATTGATACTAAGGACCAGACTTGGATCGGAAATCCGAATCCTGATTTCACGTATGGACTCAATATCTATCTGGAATATAAGAACTTTGATTTGACTATGTTTTGGCAAGGTGTGCAGGGAGTGGACGTTTATAATGAGGTGAAGAAGAATACCGACTTCTGGTCGGTAGGCGATATGAATGCTAATCGTGGCACCCGTCTGTTGGGAGCATGGACTCCGCAGAATCCGGGATCGGATATTCCTGCTGTTTGTTTGGAAGACTTGAATAATGAAAAGAGAATTTCCAGTTATTATGTAGAAAACGGTTCTTATCTGAAACTTCGGAATTTACAATTAGGTTATACATTACCGACAGATATCTCGAAGAAAATAAAGATGGAACGTTTGCGATTCTATTTCAGCGCACAGAATTTGCTGACCATCAAAAGTAAGAACTTTACCGGTATGGATCCGGAAAATCCGAATTTCGGTTATCCGATTCCTCTCAATCTTACATTCGGTTTCAACATAGGTTTTTAA
- a CDS encoding glycoside hydrolase family 71/99-like protein translates to MVKRFSWLVFCLLFSVGITAKGGGRQYNSYKGLVMAGYQGWFNTPDDGSGRSWHHYNGPKGFRPGSCSVDFWPEVSEYKKLYKTEFTFEDGKPASVFSSYDESTVELHFKWMNQYGLDGVFMQRFVSEIRNESGLKHFNKVLNSAMKAANKYERAICVMYDLSGMKPGEEGLLLKDIAEIARQYSIKDHVKNPSYLYHNGKPLVTVWGVGFNDNRRYGLKEAERIIDGLKLQGFSVMLGVPTQWRELKGDTESDPHLHQLIRKCDIVMPWFVGRYNENTYPKFQKLVEADIQWAKKNQVDYAPLVFPGFSWDNMKGQDHNSFVWRL, encoded by the coding sequence ATGGTAAAAAGATTTAGTTGGTTGGTTTTTTGTTTATTGTTTTCAGTAGGTATAACAGCCAAAGGTGGAGGCAGGCAATATAACTCTTATAAGGGGTTAGTGATGGCCGGTTATCAGGGGTGGTTCAATACCCCTGATGACGGCTCCGGCCGCAGCTGGCATCATTATAATGGTCCGAAGGGTTTTCGTCCCGGTTCCTGTTCAGTTGATTTTTGGCCGGAAGTGTCGGAATATAAAAAACTCTATAAGACAGAGTTTACTTTTGAGGATGGCAAACCAGCATCAGTCTTTTCTTCTTATGACGAATCTACAGTCGAACTTCATTTTAAGTGGATGAACCAATATGGGTTGGATGGAGTATTTATGCAACGCTTTGTTTCCGAAATTCGGAATGAAAGCGGATTGAAACATTTCAATAAAGTCCTCAATTCGGCAATGAAGGCAGCAAATAAATACGAACGGGCTATCTGTGTGATGTATGACTTGAGTGGTATGAAGCCGGGAGAAGAAGGGTTGTTATTAAAAGATATTGCAGAAATCGCACGTCAATATTCTATAAAAGATCATGTCAAGAATCCGTCTTATCTATATCATAATGGGAAACCGTTGGTTACCGTATGGGGAGTTGGATTTAATGATAACCGACGTTATGGGCTGAAAGAGGCGGAGCGTATTATTGACGGTTTAAAATTGCAAGGATTCAGTGTAATGCTTGGAGTGCCTACCCAATGGCGCGAACTGAAAGGAGATACAGAATCAGATCCCCACCTTCATCAGCTTATCAGAAAATGCGATATCGTGATGCCTTGGTTCGTAGGACGTTATAATGAAAACACTTATCCAAAATTTCAAAAATTGGTAGAGGCGGATATCCAATGGGCAAAGAAGAATCAAGTGGATTATGCTCCATTGGTATTTCCGGGTTTCTCGTGGGACAATATGAAAGGTCAAGATCACAATTCATTCGTTTGGAGACTATAA
- a CDS encoding patatin-like phospholipase family protein has product MKDLKVDESIGLVLEGGGMRGVFTCGVLDYLMDHNIRFPYTIGVSAGACNGLSYVSRQRGRAKYSNIDLLEKYNYIGLKYLLKKRNILDFDLLFNEFPEHILPYDYETYFASSDRFVMVTTNCVTGEANYFEEKKDKKRVIDIVRASSSLPFVCPIAYVDGIPMLDGGIVDSIPLQRAIADGYTHNVVVLTRNRGYRKDSKDIRIPAFVYRKYPKLREALSRRCAVYNEQLEVVERMEDEGKIIVIRPLKPVVVDRIEKNVRKLTEFYEEGYACAQALSHYFSTFSPD; this is encoded by the coding sequence ATGAAAGATTTGAAAGTAGATGAATCTATAGGATTGGTATTGGAAGGCGGAGGTATGCGCGGTGTGTTTACTTGTGGTGTACTCGACTATCTGATGGATCACAATATTCGTTTTCCTTATACGATAGGAGTATCGGCAGGAGCGTGTAATGGGTTGTCGTATGTTTCCCGTCAACGGGGACGTGCCAAATACAGCAATATTGACTTGTTGGAGAAATACAACTATATCGGTTTGAAGTATTTACTCAAGAAGCGTAACATTCTCGATTTCGATTTACTTTTCAATGAGTTCCCCGAGCATATCCTTCCTTACGATTATGAAACTTATTTTGCTTCATCCGATCGTTTTGTGATGGTGACTACGAATTGCGTGACGGGAGAGGCCAATTACTTTGAAGAGAAGAAAGATAAAAAGCGAGTGATCGATATCGTTCGTGCTTCCAGCAGTCTGCCTTTTGTTTGCCCTATTGCTTATGTAGACGGTATACCGATGCTCGATGGAGGAATTGTAGATTCCATTCCCCTGCAACGGGCTATTGCGGATGGTTACACACATAATGTCGTTGTGCTTACCCGTAACAGGGGTTATCGGAAAGATTCGAAGGATATTCGCATTCCGGCATTTGTTTATCGGAAATATCCGAAGTTACGTGAAGCGTTGAGCCGTCGTTGTGCTGTTTATAATGAACAATTGGAAGTGGTGGAGCGTATGGAAGACGAAGGAAAGATTATCGTTATCCGTCCATTGAAGCCTGTGGTGGTAGACCGTATTGAAAAGAATGTGCGCAAACTAACGGAATTTTATGAAGAGGGATACGCGTGTGCACAGGCTTTGTCTCATTATTTTTCTACTTTTTCCCCCGATTAA
- a CDS encoding C1 family peptidase → MKKSILIAALGLFSLSMTAQDTKPEEGFVFTTVKENPITSIKNQNRSSTCWSFSTLGFVESELLRLGKGEYDLSEMFVVHKTMEDRGVNYVRYHGDSSFSPGGSFYDVMYCIKNYGIVPQEVMPGIMYGDTLPVHNELDAVAEGYINAIAKGKLSKLTPVWKNGLTAIYDTYLGECPEKFTYKGKEYTPKSFAESLGLNCDDYVSLTSYTHHPFYTQFAVEVQDNWRNGLSYNLPIDELMAVMDNAVKKGYTFAWGSDVSEQGFSRNGTAVMPDIIKGAELSGSDMARWTGMTPADKRRELSSKPSPEMEITQEMRQAAFDNWETTDDHGMQIYGIAKDQTGKEYFMVKNSWGKAGKYNGIWYASKAFVAYKTMNILVHKDALPKEIAKKLGIK, encoded by the coding sequence ATGAAAAAGAGTATCCTTATCGCTGCTTTGGGCTTATTCAGCCTAAGCATGACGGCACAAGACACAAAACCCGAAGAGGGCTTCGTTTTCACGACAGTGAAAGAAAATCCGATTACTTCCATTAAGAACCAGAACCGTTCGAGCACCTGCTGGAGTTTCTCTACTCTTGGATTCGTAGAGTCCGAATTACTCCGGCTAGGAAAAGGTGAATATGACCTTTCTGAAATGTTTGTAGTACACAAAACGATGGAAGACCGTGGAGTGAATTATGTACGCTATCATGGTGACAGTTCTTTCTCACCGGGTGGAAGTTTCTATGATGTGATGTATTGTATTAAGAATTACGGTATCGTTCCGCAAGAAGTAATGCCGGGTATCATGTATGGTGATACTCTACCGGTGCACAATGAACTGGACGCAGTTGCCGAAGGATACATTAATGCAATAGCCAAAGGCAAGTTAAGCAAATTGACTCCGGTTTGGAAAAACGGTCTGACAGCTATTTATGATACATATTTGGGAGAATGTCCTGAGAAGTTCACTTACAAAGGAAAAGAATATACGCCGAAAAGTTTCGCCGAATCACTTGGTCTGAACTGCGATGACTATGTATCACTGACTTCTTATACTCATCATCCGTTCTATACTCAATTTGCCGTAGAAGTTCAGGATAATTGGCGTAACGGTCTGTCATACAACCTGCCAATCGATGAACTGATGGCTGTAATGGACAATGCCGTAAAGAAAGGATATACTTTTGCATGGGGTAGTGATGTCAGTGAACAAGGGTTCAGCCGCAATGGTACCGCCGTTATGCCGGATATCATCAAAGGAGCTGAACTTTCAGGTTCGGATATGGCCCGTTGGACAGGTATGACTCCTGCCGACAAACGCAGAGAATTGAGTAGCAAACCATCACCGGAAATGGAAATTACTCAAGAAATGCGTCAGGCTGCTTTTGATAACTGGGAAACAACAGATGACCACGGAATGCAAATCTATGGAATCGCCAAAGATCAGACAGGGAAAGAATATTTCATGGTAAAGAATTCTTGGGGAAAAGCCGGCAAATATAACGGTATCTGGTATGCCTCCAAAGCCTTTGTTGCTTATAAGACTATGAATATTCTAGTACACAAGGATGCACTTCCTAAGGAAATTGCCAAGAAACTGGGTATCAAATAA